A window of the bacterium genome harbors these coding sequences:
- a CDS encoding ABC transporter ATP-binding protein: MNQEVAFSARGLHKFYGDVHVLSDIHLEVKQSEILTILGPSGCGKTTLLRIANGLIACEQGEVFYRSERVTGPRPEMTMVFQHFGLFPWKKLHQNIAYGLKLQGVPSKELEEAVAHYTNLVGLNGFEDHYPSQLSGGMQQRAGLARALAAKPQVLLLDEPFGALDALTREQLQEELLRINEVEPKTMLFITHSIDEALLLGDRVVLMTPRPGKVRFEVETQFGRDRDIEAIRGSARFLALRHHLWELLRNPSDEPGELHEIPVYAEERAK; the protein is encoded by the coding sequence ATGAATCAGGAAGTGGCTTTTTCGGCCAGAGGCCTCCATAAATTCTATGGGGATGTCCATGTCCTCTCAGATATTCACCTGGAGGTGAAGCAGAGCGAAATCTTGACCATCCTGGGGCCCAGCGGCTGCGGAAAGACGACCTTGCTCCGCATCGCGAATGGATTGATCGCATGTGAGCAGGGAGAGGTGTTTTACCGCTCGGAGCGCGTCACGGGACCCCGGCCGGAAATGACCATGGTGTTTCAACATTTCGGTCTCTTCCCGTGGAAAAAGCTTCACCAGAATATCGCATACGGGCTCAAGCTCCAGGGAGTGCCGTCGAAAGAGCTTGAAGAAGCGGTTGCGCACTATACGAACCTGGTCGGCCTGAATGGTTTTGAGGATCATTATCCCTCCCAACTCTCCGGAGGGATGCAGCAGCGTGCCGGCCTGGCGCGCGCACTGGCCGCCAAGCCGCAGGTGCTTTTGCTCGACGAGCCCTTTGGCGCACTGGATGCCCTGACGCGGGAGCAGTTGCAGGAAGAGCTGCTCCGGATCAACGAGGTCGAGCCGAAGACCATGTTGTTTATCACGCACAGCATTGACGAGGCTCTCTTGCTGGGCGATCGGGTGGTGCTCATGACTCCGCGGCCGGGGAAGGTTCGCTTCGAGGTGGAAACGCAATTTGGCCGGGACCGGGACATCGAGGCCATCCGGGGCAGTGCGAGATTTCTGGCATTGCGGCATCACTTGTGGGAACTTCTTCGCAATCCCAGCGATGAGCCCGGCGAACTGCATGAAATTCCTGTCTACGCAGAGGAGAGAGCAAAGTGA
- a CDS encoding ABC transporter permease subunit gives MTTEAMSGGNVSAGNEISSLAWVTAPQFYMRFLSLVLVIGGWEALGLAGQISPSTFSYPSAIVVAFFELLISGEMMAAAYGSSQILFVGLAVAIPGGIIIGMLMGRSQTFEYLVDTYVYALYATPVVALAFPIAMVLGVDFLGKTTIVIFFAIMPVIINVFHGVRNIDQSLLEVTRSFCSTESQRWRDLIFPSVVPYLVAGLGLAFGRALVGMVVAEFLMSISGLGALSQDYVGDLDLAKGLAPVVLLMIAGIVLTKLVAVFDKKFASWRVRSESD, from the coding sequence GTGACGACAGAAGCCATGAGCGGCGGAAATGTCAGTGCTGGAAACGAAATTTCTTCTCTGGCCTGGGTCACCGCCCCCCAGTTCTATATGCGTTTTCTGTCGCTTGTCCTGGTGATCGGCGGCTGGGAGGCGCTGGGGCTGGCGGGACAGATATCGCCCTCGACCTTCAGCTACCCGAGCGCCATCGTCGTTGCTTTCTTCGAACTCCTTATCAGCGGCGAGATGATGGCCGCGGCCTATGGAAGCTCCCAGATTCTCTTTGTCGGGCTCGCGGTGGCCATCCCGGGCGGCATCATCATCGGCATGTTGATGGGGAGGTCGCAAACCTTTGAATATCTTGTGGATACCTATGTCTACGCGCTTTATGCCACCCCCGTCGTGGCGCTTGCGTTTCCCATCGCGATGGTCCTGGGCGTGGATTTTTTGGGTAAAACGACGATTGTCATATTTTTTGCTATCATGCCGGTCATCATCAATGTCTTTCATGGGGTCCGGAACATCGACCAATCCTTGCTGGAGGTGACCCGGTCGTTCTGCTCCACCGAAAGCCAGAGATGGCGGGATTTGATCTTCCCCTCGGTGGTGCCCTACCTGGTGGCCGGATTGGGCCTCGCGTTCGGGCGTGCCCTGGTGGGGATGGTAGTCGCCGAGTTTTTGATGAGCATTTCGGGTCTCGGTGCCTTGAGCCAGGACTATGTCGGCGACCTGGATCTTGCCAAGGGGTTGGCGCCGGTTGTTCTGTTGATGATTGCGGGGATTGTGTTGACGAAGCTGGTGGCGGTTTTCGACAAGAAATTCGCTTCCTGGCGGGTACGCAGTGAATCGGACTGA
- a CDS encoding ABC transporter substrate-binding protein gives MKILAKWFSLLVLVAAIALTGKSPALAADKLVLGMPVRPPVMVHMPVFYAIDNGIFELNGLKVEVKFFRGGVATHRAAASGKSGLDASWVPFGIGLVGIAKGSGLKYFHSMSFLQEAIVTGAPGIDTPAKLKGKTIGIEGRGGYSHTNAVALLRSAGLTDSDVKWIKTPPPARVPFLLKGKADAVVIHVEQVLLSQKEKAVTVLGEQWKVMPKNVYGAFIAPASKLASNRDAYVRFAQSMIQATRSMYKDKPGFMKSAMKWVRPVYKKNPDVVSRTYDIFVKERMWSVNSGLPKENVAWTTSFMQKLGKIKGKVPGYTDLIDVGIANDSLARLGKISPSED, from the coding sequence ATGAAAATTCTAGCGAAATGGTTTTCCCTGTTGGTTCTTGTGGCCGCGATTGCGCTGACGGGGAAGAGCCCTGCGCTTGCGGCCGATAAGCTGGTTCTGGGAATGCCCGTTCGGCCGCCGGTGATGGTGCACATGCCGGTTTTCTACGCGATCGACAACGGCATTTTCGAGCTCAACGGCCTGAAAGTGGAGGTCAAATTTTTCCGCGGCGGCGTGGCCACCCATCGGGCGGCGGCCAGCGGGAAGAGTGGCTTGGACGCGTCCTGGGTGCCCTTTGGCATCGGGCTGGTCGGCATCGCAAAGGGCAGCGGGCTGAAGTACTTCCACTCGATGTCCTTTCTGCAGGAAGCCATCGTGACGGGCGCGCCGGGCATTGACACGCCCGCGAAGCTGAAGGGCAAGACCATCGGCATCGAGGGACGCGGCGGCTACAGTCACACGAACGCAGTCGCGCTGCTCCGCTCCGCCGGCCTGACGGACAGCGACGTGAAATGGATCAAGACCCCGCCGCCGGCGCGCGTTCCGTTCCTCCTCAAGGGCAAGGCCGACGCCGTGGTCATCCACGTCGAGCAGGTTCTTCTCTCCCAAAAGGAAAAAGCGGTCACCGTTCTGGGCGAGCAGTGGAAGGTGATGCCGAAAAACGTATATGGCGCCTTTATCGCGCCCGCCTCGAAATTGGCTTCGAACCGCGACGCATACGTGCGCTTCGCGCAGTCGATGATCCAGGCCACCCGCTCGATGTACAAAGACAAGCCGGGCTTCATGAAATCGGCCATGAAATGGGTCCGCCCGGTGTACAAGAAAAACCCCGATGTTGTCTCCAGGACCTACGACATCTTTGTGAAAGAGCGGATGTGGTCGGTCAACAGCGGCCTTCCGAAAGAGAACGTTGCCTGGACTACGAGCTTCATGCAGAAGCTTGGCAAGATCAAGGGCAAGGTGCCCGGCTATACGGATCTGATTGATGTCGGCATCGCCAACGATTCGCTGGCCCGGTTGGGCAAGATTTCTCCTTCGGAAGATTAG
- the mtaB gene encoding tRNA (N(6)-L-threonylcarbamoyladenosine(37)-C(2))-methylthiotransferase MtaB — MNRPRLAIYSLGCKLNQAEGEAMLHSCALAGYEVVPFEAEADVYVVNTCTVTHEADREGRRLARKARRQGPRGAKIILAGCAAQANAAEMRIPEADLLLGNAEKLRLSLELEKPIQNEGSLPELRISPIEEHLNIETVTLPQFGGRTRAYLKVQDGCDFSCTFCASTIARGVSRSLPPEDCAHQARQLAEGGRLEIVLTGVHLGAYGRDLAPRSTLSRLLKRLLETAGLRRLRLSSVEPGEITRELVRICSANAFHERAARSPYVCRHFHVPVQSGDDGVLEAMGRNYSAAFCAGRFAELAEQIPGVCLGGDFIAGFPGESPEAFAKTLEWVRESPLAYLHVFPYSPRPGTAAAEMGDTVPPAEIRERVKKLQDLGRRKWAAFVARQEGRETEVLFEGRRVEGVLSGLADNYVRVFLKGPEEFIGQAMPVRLSSIRGKMTGAVASRSDGFWGTLLG, encoded by the coding sequence GTGAACCGGCCCCGATTGGCGATCTACAGCCTGGGTTGCAAGCTCAACCAGGCCGAGGGCGAGGCGATGCTCCACAGCTGCGCCCTCGCCGGCTACGAGGTGGTCCCCTTCGAGGCGGAAGCCGACGTCTATGTCGTGAATACCTGCACGGTGACGCACGAGGCCGACCGGGAGGGGCGGCGCCTCGCCCGAAAGGCCCGCCGGCAGGGCCCGCGGGGGGCGAAAATCATCCTCGCAGGGTGCGCAGCGCAGGCCAATGCGGCGGAGATGCGGATTCCCGAGGCGGACCTCCTCCTGGGGAACGCCGAGAAGCTCCGTCTTTCCCTTGAGCTGGAAAAACCCATCCAGAATGAAGGCAGCCTGCCCGAGCTCCGCATTTCTCCTATCGAAGAGCACCTGAATATCGAGACGGTGACGCTGCCGCAGTTCGGGGGAAGGACGCGCGCCTACCTGAAGGTTCAAGATGGCTGCGATTTTTCCTGCACGTTTTGCGCCTCGACCATCGCCCGCGGCGTGAGCCGATCCCTCCCGCCAGAGGACTGCGCACATCAGGCCCGGCAGCTGGCCGAGGGAGGCCGCCTCGAGATCGTTTTGACCGGGGTGCACCTGGGCGCCTATGGCCGCGATCTCGCGCCGCGTTCGACGCTGAGCCGTTTGTTGAAGCGCCTCCTGGAGACAGCGGGGCTTCGCCGCCTCCGGCTTTCCTCGGTGGAGCCCGGCGAGATCACGCGCGAGCTCGTACGCATCTGCTCCGCGAACGCTTTCCACGAGAGGGCGGCCCGCTCACCCTATGTCTGCCGCCACTTCCACGTTCCCGTGCAAAGCGGCGATGACGGGGTACTCGAAGCGATGGGCCGCAACTATAGCGCGGCGTTCTGCGCAGGGCGTTTCGCGGAACTGGCGGAGCAGATCCCGGGCGTTTGCCTGGGGGGAGACTTTATTGCCGGATTCCCGGGGGAGAGCCCCGAGGCGTTTGCGAAAACGCTGGAGTGGGTGCGGGAGTCGCCCCTGGCCTATCTCCATGTGTTTCCCTATTCGCCCCGGCCGGGAACCGCGGCGGCGGAGATGGGCGATACCGTCCCGCCCGCCGAGATTCGCGAAAGGGTCAAAAAGCTGCAAGACCTCGGAAGGCGGAAATGGGCCGCATTCGTCGCGCGGCAGGAGGGGAGGGAGACGGAGGTGCTCTTCGAGGGCCGCCGGGTAGAGGGTGTGCTTTCGGGTCTGGCGGATAACTACGTTCGCGTTTTTCTGAAAGGACCGGAAGAATTCATCGGGCAGGCAATGCCGGTCCGCTTGTCCTCCATTCGGGGGAAGATGACGGGGGCGGTGGCCTCGCGCTCCGATGGATTTTGGGGGACTTTACTGGGATGA
- a CDS encoding P1 family peptidase: MPGFRLGHAADLRARTGVSVLVCPPDTVGACELRGTATATRGIDSLRPEHLVGHVDALVFTGGSAFGLASVDGVMEVLEAAGRGFPAGGFIVPTVAGAVIFDLGVGEGSVRPGPGMGRRAAECASSGEGPQGSVGAGTGATVGKLLGRGRAMKGGLGTASVTVPGGGIVGALAVVNAFGGVHNPDTGELLAGPRGEAGQELVDTAWHLRTRGRPFQGFSGSGENTTLVAVATDVGLSKVQCHKLAQFGANGLIRTVRPSYTSVDGDVVFAVSCGSKGADLDVVGAAAETAVGRAICRAVVEAEGAEGIPAWRDLQ, encoded by the coding sequence GTGCCCGGTTTTCGGCTGGGCCATGCGGCGGATTTGCGCGCCCGGACGGGCGTGAGCGTGCTGGTCTGCCCGCCGGATACGGTCGGCGCCTGCGAGCTGCGGGGAACGGCGACGGCGACGCGGGGCATTGACTCGCTCCGCCCCGAGCACTTGGTCGGCCATGTTGATGCGCTGGTTTTCACGGGCGGGAGCGCCTTCGGCCTCGCATCGGTGGATGGGGTGATGGAGGTCCTCGAGGCAGCGGGCCGGGGGTTTCCGGCCGGCGGATTTATCGTTCCCACCGTGGCGGGCGCAGTGATTTTCGACTTGGGCGTTGGCGAGGGGAGCGTCCGGCCCGGACCCGGGATGGGGCGCCGGGCGGCGGAGTGCGCTTCCTCCGGGGAAGGGCCCCAGGGCAGTGTCGGTGCGGGGACAGGGGCGACAGTGGGCAAGCTGCTGGGCAGGGGGCGAGCGATGAAAGGCGGTCTCGGAACGGCGAGTGTGACGGTGCCCGGCGGAGGGATCGTGGGTGCTCTGGCCGTCGTCAACGCCTTCGGGGGGGTGCACAACCCCGATACGGGCGAGCTCCTGGCCGGCCCCCGGGGGGAGGCGGGTCAGGAGCTTGTTGACACGGCTTGGCATCTGCGCACGCGCGGTCGCCCGTTTCAGGGTTTTTCCGGTTCGGGCGAGAACACCACACTTGTGGCGGTGGCGACGGATGTGGGGCTTTCCAAGGTGCAATGCCACAAGCTTGCACAGTTCGGCGCAAATGGCCTGATCCGGACCGTCCGGCCTTCCTACACTTCCGTGGATGGCGATGTGGTTTTCGCCGTCTCGTGCGGATCGAAAGGGGCCGACCTGGATGTCGTCGGCGCGGCCGCGGAAACGGCCGTGGGAAGAGCCATCTGCCGCGCCGTTGTGGAGGCGGAGGGAGCCGAGGGCATCCCGGCGTGGCGCGATTTGCAATAA
- a CDS encoding SAM-dependent chlorinase/fluorinase yields MSDSQSRPDPFDEGGAEIEGDQGNRPAITLLTDFGQDEHYVAVMKGVILSVNSQVQIVDLSHRTRPFDVVGGAMILGSAYHYFPKGTIHVAVVDPGVGSDRRGILVATENYFFVGPDNGIFSYVYDDPSYLWTRDLDTVEYFLTKVSSTFHGRDIFAPVAAYLSLGEDPENFGPLVQNPIRLHWTRPRVDSKGVIHGEVAYVDQFGNLITNIDTTAFWEGAGNAGNYEDNLLPIVEVGGAVIEGLSEFYQSAENDNLGAHFNSWSHLEVFVPRGSATEKLKVGRGESVRVRFEINIKDR; encoded by the coding sequence ATGAGCGATTCGCAGTCGCGGCCCGATCCCTTTGATGAGGGCGGGGCAGAGATCGAGGGAGATCAGGGGAATCGCCCGGCGATCACTCTCTTGACGGATTTCGGCCAGGACGAGCACTACGTCGCCGTCATGAAGGGGGTGATCCTGAGCGTCAACTCCCAGGTGCAGATCGTGGACCTGAGCCACAGAACTCGACCGTTCGATGTCGTGGGCGGTGCCATGATCCTGGGGAGTGCCTACCATTATTTTCCGAAGGGGACGATCCACGTGGCAGTTGTCGATCCGGGCGTGGGCAGCGACCGGCGGGGAATTTTGGTGGCCACGGAGAATTACTTTTTCGTGGGACCCGACAATGGAATTTTTTCCTATGTCTACGATGACCCCTCCTATCTGTGGACCCGCGATCTCGACACGGTCGAGTATTTCCTCACAAAGGTCAGTTCGACGTTCCACGGCAGGGACATCTTTGCCCCCGTTGCCGCTTATCTGTCCCTGGGGGAGGACCCGGAGAATTTCGGGCCGCTCGTCCAGAATCCGATCCGCCTCCACTGGACGCGGCCGCGGGTGGACTCGAAGGGGGTCATCCACGGTGAGGTGGCGTATGTGGACCAATTTGGTAATCTGATAACGAATATCGACACCACCGCCTTTTGGGAAGGGGCCGGCAACGCCGGTAACTACGAGGACAACCTCTTGCCGATTGTGGAGGTCGGCGGTGCGGTCATCGAGGGCTTAAGCGAGTTTTATCAATCGGCTGAAAATGATAACCTGGGAGCTCACTTTAACAGTTGGTCGCACCTTGAAGTGTTCGTTCCCCGCGGGAGCGCAACGGAAAAACTGAAAGTTGGCCGGGGGGAGAGCGTGCGCGTCCGATTTGAAATCAATATAAAAGACAGATGA